From Daucus carota subsp. sativus chromosome 6, DH1 v3.0, whole genome shotgun sequence, the proteins below share one genomic window:
- the LOC108225107 gene encoding plant UBX domain-containing protein 1 isoform X2, producing the protein MLIDSPSAFKRRRFTTMDPLDAESSKAKLLAAKEKFGRDIRVFETSIASQTQNDFANSDEQDDFYEFTPEDYYRILATKKQDKFLKTRKIRESEQAARRSRITKAVIRVRFPDNNTLEATFHPSETVQRLFDLLMKVLARPEQPFYLYTTPPKKQIKDLSEDFYSAGFVPGAIVYFSENMPKGHDGTDASGPFLIDEIMSLKGLDLVVEQTGSVQPAEAMRESAAENPSAAVQDQKPTEKKAVKPKWLKM; encoded by the exons GCAAAGCTTTTAGCTGCAAAAGAGAAGTTTGGACGAGATATCCGTGTTTTTGAAACGTCTATTGCTTCTCAAACACAGAATGATTTTGCCAATAGTG ATGAGCAAGatgatttttatgaatttacTCCAGAGGATTATTATCGCATATTGGCAACAAAAAAGCAAG ATAAGTTTCTGAAGACTCGAAAAATCCGAGAATCAGAACAGGCTGCTCGCAGATCAAGAATAACCAAG GCTGTAATTCGGGTTCGATTTCCAGATAATAACACATTAGAAGCTACATTCCATCCATCAGAGACCGTTCAAAGGTTATTCGATCTTCTGATGAAAGTGCTTGCTCGACCAGAACAGCCATTTTATTTAT ATACCACTCCTCCAAAGAAGCAAATAAAGGATTTGTCAGAGGACTTCTACTCTGCTGGTTTTGTTCCTGGTGCAATTGtctatttttcagaaaatatgcCAAAAG GCCATGATGGAACAGACGCGTCAGGTCCCTTTCTTATTGATGAAATCATGTCATTGAAAGGCTTGGACCTTGTAGTTGAGCAAACAGGGAGTGTCCAACCGGccgaggcaatgagagaatcaGCTGCAGAAAACCCCTCCGCAGCTGTCCAAGATCAAAAGCCTACAGAAAAGAAGGCAGTGAAACCAAAGTGGTTGAAAATGTGA
- the LOC108225107 gene encoding plant UBX domain-containing protein 1 isoform X1, whose protein sequence is MLIDSPSAFKRRRFTTMDPLDAESSKAKLLAAKEKFGRDIRVFETSIASQTQNDFANSADEQDDFYEFTPEDYYRILATKKQDKFLKTRKIRESEQAARRSRITKAVIRVRFPDNNTLEATFHPSETVQRLFDLLMKVLARPEQPFYLYTTPPKKQIKDLSEDFYSAGFVPGAIVYFSENMPKGHDGTDASGPFLIDEIMSLKGLDLVVEQTGSVQPAEAMRESAAENPSAAVQDQKPTEKKAVKPKWLKM, encoded by the exons GCAAAGCTTTTAGCTGCAAAAGAGAAGTTTGGACGAGATATCCGTGTTTTTGAAACGTCTATTGCTTCTCAAACACAGAATGATTTTGCCAATAGTG CAGATGAGCAAGatgatttttatgaatttacTCCAGAGGATTATTATCGCATATTGGCAACAAAAAAGCAAG ATAAGTTTCTGAAGACTCGAAAAATCCGAGAATCAGAACAGGCTGCTCGCAGATCAAGAATAACCAAG GCTGTAATTCGGGTTCGATTTCCAGATAATAACACATTAGAAGCTACATTCCATCCATCAGAGACCGTTCAAAGGTTATTCGATCTTCTGATGAAAGTGCTTGCTCGACCAGAACAGCCATTTTATTTAT ATACCACTCCTCCAAAGAAGCAAATAAAGGATTTGTCAGAGGACTTCTACTCTGCTGGTTTTGTTCCTGGTGCAATTGtctatttttcagaaaatatgcCAAAAG GCCATGATGGAACAGACGCGTCAGGTCCCTTTCTTATTGATGAAATCATGTCATTGAAAGGCTTGGACCTTGTAGTTGAGCAAACAGGGAGTGTCCAACCGGccgaggcaatgagagaatcaGCTGCAGAAAACCCCTCCGCAGCTGTCCAAGATCAAAAGCCTACAGAAAAGAAGGCAGTGAAACCAAAGTGGTTGAAAATGTGA
- the LOC108225359 gene encoding myb-related protein 315, translating into MGRQPCCDKVGLKRGPWSSEEDRKLINFILNNGIICWRTMPKLAGLLRCGKSCRLRWINYLRPDLKRGMFTETEENQIIQLHALLGNRWSKIASHFPGRTDNEIKNHWNTRIKKRVKTIQDEEKTQVNTESTVLKDQEQASETTLTDKNVQSFNAANEYLNLLDVELWLNQETIDTSGSYSTSFSLEDSVNPSMGESLHIQEDSVQQWVDSADSMLSWDAFCSSIFPTHILPIV; encoded by the exons ATGGGAAGGCAGCCTTGCTGTGATAAAGTTGGCCTGAAGAGAGGTCCATGGAGTAGTGAAGAAGATCGAAAACTCATTAACTTTATTCTCAACAATGGCATCATCTGCTGGCGAACAATGCCCAAGCTTGCAG GACTGTTGAGGTGCGGGAAGAGTTGCAGATTGAGATGGATTAACTATTTGAGGCCTGATCTCAAAAGAGGCATGTTTACCGAAACAGAGGAGAATCAAATAATACAACTCCATGCTCTCCTTGGTAACAG ATGGTCTAAGATTGCCTCTCATTTTCCTGGCCGGACTGATAATGAGATCAAGAACCATTGGAACACACGAATCAAAAAACGAGTAAAAACCATCCAAGATGAGGAGAAAACACAAGTGAACACCGAGAGCACTGTACTGAAAGATCAAGAACAGGCTTCAGAAACAACATTAACAGACAAAAATGTCCAAAGTTTCAATGCTGCAAACGAATACTTAAATCTTTTAGACGTGGAGTTATGGTTAAACCAAGAAACAATAGACACCTCAGGTTCTTACAGCACTTCATTTTCTTTGGAAGATTCTGTGAATCCATCAATGGGAGAATCTTTACATATTCAAGAAGATTCTGTGCAGCAATGGGTTGATAGTGCAGATTCAATGCTTTCATGGGATGCCTTTTGTTCTTCCATTTTTCCTACGCACATATTACCAATTGTTTGA
- the LOC108225358 gene encoding protein WVD2-like 7 — protein MGDSACFMPPAFSYTSGLSNEAYQGNPVNALGESVSFGRFMTESLAWEKWSSFSNKRHVEEAERYAQPGSVAQKKAFFEAHYKRIAAAKAAALLEQANAESNALEPESETIEQLSECNSTSQDSETMKQDSEEVVLEKNQEFAVIAESDSSEVDRLERADSTTETEVLVEICPNVDKQNMVSGSKTDEIPKNEKNSVKKHNSYQKDVSKSASKKRPVFSSLRSSVFSKIASSPAKYVAPPFPRKENNNLTPRTVKSKMNSTDMKRSTPKPHRKSINFTTAAEPDTLSTQAIRKSENSRNVQNSYKGTKDFATPLRTSTAASVNRKPKQSAVTPSSVNKSASCSKSFSACQKTLQCSTSSTPFLLRTELRAEKRKQRLEERFSEKETEKVQMHTKSKERAETEVWKLRQSLCFKARPLPQFYRDRKTQELPSQSPKVEGKSSASTTETKNLLTKSAAKNNAYKNVCKKNSQTPSRNLSLPAMTPRKIHSKKLSTDQHKQH, from the exons ATGGGAGATTCAGCTTGCTTTATGCCTCCTGCTTTCTCTTACACTTCTGGTCTATCCAATGAAGCTTATCAG GGGAATCCGGTGAATGCTCTTGGTGAGTCTGTTTCATTCGGGCGATTCATGACTGAATCTTTAGCATGGGAAAAATGGTCCTCCTTTTCGAATAAGCGCCATGTGGAGGAGGCGGAGAGATATGCTCAACCAGGCTCTGTTGCACAAAAGAAAGCCTTCTTTGAAGCTCATTACAAAAGAATTGCGGCTGCTAAGGCAGCAGCTTTGCTTGAGCAGGCAAATGCGGAGAGTAATGCATTGGAACCCGAAAGTGAAACCATAGAGCAGCTTAGTGAATGCAACAGTACTAGCCAGGATTCAGAAACAATGAAACAGGACTCTGAGGAAGTGGTACTTGAGAAAAATCAAGAATTCGCGGTAATTGCTGAGTCTGATAGCTCAGAAGTTGATAGGCTGGAACGAGCTGATTCGACTACAGAAACAGAAGTACTAGTGGAAATTTGTCCTAATGTTGATAAACAGAATATGGTCTCTGGATCAAAAACTGATGAGATACCAAAGAATGAGAAAAATTCGGTTaag AAACACAATTCCTACCAGAAGGATGTTTCAAAGTCCGCGAGCAAGAAGAGACCGGTATTTTCTTCTTTAAGGTCATCGGTTTTCAGTAAAATTGCATCTTCACCTGCTAAATATGTAGCTCCTCCATTTccaagaaaagaaaacaataatCTCACACCAAGGACGGTTAAGTCCAAAATGAACTCTACGGATATGAAAAGATCGACGCCAAAGCCCCACCGGAAGTCCATTAATTTCACAACTGCAGCTGAACCTGATACACTATCTACTCAAGCTATCAGGAAAAGTGAAAATTCAAGAAATGTGCAGAATTCTTACAAGGGGACAAAAGACTTCGCAACTCCTTTGAGAACTTCAACTGCG GCATCCGTGAACAGAAAGCCGAAGCAATCTGCAGTAACTCCTTCTTCAGTAAATAAAAG TGCCAGTTGCTCCAAGTCCTTCAGCGCCTGTCAGAAAACATTACAATGTTCGACATCATCAACTCCTTTTCTCCTGAGAACAGAGTTAAGAGCTGAAAAAAGAAAGCAG AGACTTGAAGAAAGATTTAGTGAGAAAGAAACAGAGAAAGTCCAAATGCACACAAAATCCAAG gaAAGAGCAGAAACAGAAGTTTGGAAACTGCGTCAAAGTCTTTGTTTCAAAGCTCGGCCTCTTCCTCAATTCTATAGGGACAGAAAG ACTCAAGAACTTCCAAGTCAGTCACCTAAAGTTGAAGGCAAGTCAAGTGCCAGTACAACTGAAACCAAAAATCTTCTAACAAAGTCTGCAGCCAAGAACAATGCCTATAAGAATGTCTGTAAGAAAAATAGTCAGACGCCATCACGTAATCTGTCACTACCAGCCATGACTCCGCGAAAAATTCATTCCAAGAAACTCAGCACGGATCAGCACAAACAACATTGA
- the LOC108224671 gene encoding cystinosin homolog: MAAWNSFHLEILYTVFGWVAFVSWSISFYPQVFLNFRRKSVVGLNFDFVVLNLTKHSTYLIYNASLFFSTTIQEQYRRKYGRDELIPVAANDVAFSIHAVLLTVITLFQIAIYDRGLQKVSKICLGIVSAAWLGAIICVFIALPHHSWLWLISCFSTIQVIMTVVKYIPQAIMNFRRKSTIGFSIGNILLDLLGGLTNYGQMAVQSIDQNSWVNFYGNIGKTLLSLVSIFFDILFIVQHYVLYPEKRRAKSPTVDVVSKEPLIESSENPHTEDV, translated from the exons ATGGCAGCTTGGAACTCATTTCATCTGGAGATCTTGTACACTGTGTTTGGTTGGGTTGCTTTTGTTTCTTGGTCCATCAGCTTCTACCCTCaagttttcttgaattttcGAAGAAAAAG TGTTGTGGGcttgaattttgattttgtggTGCTTAATTTGACTAAGCATTCTACCTATCTTATATACAATGCTTCTCTGTTCTTTAGTACTACTATTCAGGAGCAGTATCGTCGCAAGTATGGCCGTGATGAG CTGATACCGGTTGCTGCAAATGATGTAGCTTTCTCGATCCATGCTGTGTTACTCACCGTGATTACTTTATTCCAAATTGCAATATATGAT AGGGGACTCCAAAAGGTGTCAAAGATTTGTCTTGGAATAGTTTCTGCTGCTTGGTTGGGTGCTATTATTTGTGTGTTCATAGCTTTACCACATCATTCCTGGCTCTGGCTGATATCCTGTTTCAG CACAATACAAGTGATCATGACTGTTGTCAAATATATTCCGCAG GCAATTATGAACTTCCGTCGCAAGAGCACTATTGGATTTAGCATTGGCAATATATTGCTTGATTTACTTGGAGGATTGACCAATTATGGGCAGATGGCTGTGCAATCTATAGATCAAA ATTCATGGGTGAACTTTTACGGAAATATAGGGAAGACATTGCTATCTTTG GTCTCTATCTTCTTTGACATTCTCTTCATCGTGCAACATTATGTGCTGTATCCAGAGAAGAGACGTGCAAAGTCTCCAACTGTTGATGTGGTAAGCAAGGAGCCGCTTATTGAATCTTCTGAGAACCCACACACAGAAGATGTGTAG
- the LOC108226116 gene encoding protein FAR1-RELATED SEQUENCE 11-like, protein MIDLNELPTDDGDGISFNTCGGEIDEHPVENNFEPFLGQSFSSEEEACKFYEIYAKRSGFSVRKGRFTTSKKDGKVNRRDFFCHREGFPDKKIVDVNKNQRNRESTRCGCKASIRILLKRSFEIFPEEWHVTRFVVEHNHKLLPPDQVRFLPSYRAISKEDEEQILLYKEAGLSVRQIMRVMELEKNMRHGDLPFFRKDVHNFLGKIRQKNGQNDVMSLLEQCKVEKIENPNFQYNYTVDEQNRLEHILWVPAYCFNGYKKYGDAVAFDTTYKVNYYDMPFGIFVGIDNHGRTILFGCALLRNETLDTFQWLMKTFVTLMRKPPQTIITDQDACIKQAIKVEMPFTKHAFCIWHITSKFSSWFTSILREKYFTWCGEFYKLYKLDNIEDFEHDWPEIISKYNLQENKHIKGLYEVKEFWVPSYLRGYFFGGMTTTGRSESINSFVKGFTNSRSSLTQLMKQVDLAIEDIGQSNLHHTMLDTYRGSSLRTLSPLEEQVYNLFTKFSFKKFQEQFERATLYQTHEVICENDVVSCSCKNFEFWGIICRHILSMFLHEDHFQISVKYLPLRWCRDEFQDGMSDHYTCETIPENFYPCGEEIAVEEEGMRRDPAEIVQCPPTSITKGRPKKGRMKSGKELAKKSKRCSYCKIVGHNVTTCPERGNFSVNHEAKRKKNQEDKNSSSINPILCLKI, encoded by the exons ATGATTGATTTGAATGAACTCCCCACTGATGATGGTGATGGTATTAGTTTTAATACATGTGGTGGAGAAATAGATGAACACcctgttgaaaataattttgagCCTTTTCTTGGTCAATCCTTTTCAAGTGAAGAAGAAGCTTGTAAATTTTATGAGATATATGCCAAAAGAAGTGGTTTTTCTGTTAGAAAAGGAAGATTCACAACAAGTAAAAAGGATGGAAAAGTGAATAGGagagattttttttgtcatcgTGAGGGATTTCCTGATAAAAAGATTGTGGATGTGAATAAGAATCAAAGAAACAGAGAGTCTACACGGTGTGGATGTAAAGCCTCAATTCGAATACTCTTGAAAAGATCTTTTGAGATTTTTCCGGAAGAATGGCATGTTACCAGATTTGTTGTGGAACATAACCACAAATTATTGCCACCTGATCAAGTACGTTTTCTTCCATCTTACCGTGCAATATCAAAAGAAGATGAAGagcaaattttattatataaagaagCAGGGCTCTCTGTTAGACAAATAATGAGGGTGATGGAGTTGGAGAAAAATATGAGACACGGAGATCTTCCCTTTTTCCGTAAGGATGTTCATAATTTCTTAGgaaaaattcgtcaaaaaaatgGACAAAATGATGTGATGAGTCTTCTGGAGCAGTGTAAAGTGGAGAAAATTGAAaatccaaattttcaatataactACACAGTTGATGAACAAAATAGGTTGGAGCATATTTTATGGGTACCTGCATATTGCTTCAATGGCTACAAAAAGTATGGAGATGCTGTGGCATTTGACACAACATATAAGGTAAATTATTATGACATGCCTTTTGGCATATTTGTTGGAATTGACAATCATGGAAGAACAATATTATTTGGTTGTGCTCTGCTCAGGAATGAAACCCTGGACACATTTCAATGGCTGATGAAG ACTTTTGTTACACTCATGAGAAAGCCTCCTCAGACTATCATTACAGATCAAGATGCATGTATTAAACAAGCTATCAAAGTTGAAATGCCATTCACTAAGCATGCATTTTGTATTTGGCATATCACCTCAAAATTTAGTAGCTGGTTTACCTCAATTCTCAGGGAGAAATATTTTACTTGGTGTGGTGAGTTTTATAAGCTTTATAAGTTGGATAATATTGAAGATTTTGAACATGATTGGCCTGAGATAATTTCAAAGTATAATCTGCAAGAAAATAAGCATATCAAAGGGTTGTATGAAGTGAAAGAATTTTGGGTACCATCCTATCTCCGTGGATATTTTTTTGGTGGCATGACAACTACAGGGAGATCTGAaagtataaatagttttgtaaaagGTTTTACAAATTCTCGCTCAAGTTTGACTCAACTTATGAAACAA GTTGATCTTGCTATTGAAGATATTGGACAGAGTAACCTACATCACACCATGTTGGATACTTACAGAGGTTCATCTTTAAGAACGTTGTCACCTTTGGAGGAGCAAGTGTATAATCTCTTCacaaaattttctttcaaaaaatttcaagaacAGTTTGAACGGGCAACTCTGTACCAG ACACATGAGGTAATATGCGAGAATGATGTAGTGAGTTGCAGTtgcaaaaattttgaattttggggAATTATTTGTCGTCACATATTGAGTATGTTTCTCCATGAAGATCATTTTCAAATTTCTGTTAAGTATTTGCCATTACGTTGGTGTCGTGATGAATTTCAAGATGGCATGAGTGATCATTATACTTGTGAGACTATTCCTGAGAATTTTTATCCATGTGGAGAGGAAATAGCTGTTGAGGAAGAAGGTATGAGACGTGATCCTGCAGAAATTGTTCAGTGCCCTCCAACTTCCATCACAAAGGGACGTCCCAAGAAAGGAAGAATGAAAAGTGGAAAAGAGCTGGCCAAAAAATCTAAAAGATGTAGCTACTGTAAGATAGTTGGTCATAATGTTACAACTTGTCCAGAAAGGGGAAATTTTAGTGTGAATCATGAGgcaaaaaggaagaaaaatcaAGAAGACAAAAACTCCAGCAGCATAAATCCTATTTTGTGCTTGAAAATCTAG
- the LOC108224715 gene encoding uncharacterized protein LOC108224715 yields the protein MALNVIRKTLISLNPLQIKPPFPQSRHLSSAAAAVASSDDPSSSFSFSEAPESKPDKDESIYVKGVPKSTPSSSVTMPMSFMTGSIVGKKFYKKVSTREAEDGNGWHVMLDYRTLKTPSKRPLKCPNHFLAMAIAAEWDYQQADGIRPFTMPIMKLACTALERVPLTRSKIIDHLMQRFPQDLVFCRAPGDNDLTSGVLERQEEKIDPLLKWVESEFGFKPVLYSSFFGGKQDDGLVNAIKSLLKATNDCELAAIDALASAAHSLIIAIGIFRGKLQIDEAIELIRLEEDLQVDRWGLVEGGHDLDVADLKVQIASAVVFLGLSRRF from the exons ATGGCGCTAAATGTGATCAGAAAAACCCTAATTTCCCTAAACCCACTTCAAATCAAACCCCCCTTTCCCCAATCTCGCCACCTCAGCTCCGCCGCCGCCGCCGTGGCCTCCTCCGACGACCCATCATCGTCATTCAGCTTCTCTGAAGCTCCTGAAAGCAAGCCGGACAAAGACGAGAGCATATACGTGAAGGGGGTGCCCAAATCGACGCCGTCGTCGTCGGTGACGATGCCGATGTCGTTTATGACGGGGTCGATAGTGGGGAAGAAGTTTTACAAGAAAGTGAGCACGAGAGAGGCTGAAGATGGGAATGGGTGGCATGTTATGCTTGATTATAGGACTTTGAAGACTCCGTCGAAGCGGCCTCTGAAGTGTCCTAATCATTTTCTTGCTATGGCTATAGCTGCTGAGTGGGATTATCAG CAAGCAGATGGAATCAGGCCATTCACTATGCCTATTATGAAGCTTGCATGCACTGCTTTGGAAAGAGTTCCTCTCACAAGGTCGAAGATAATCGATCATTTGATGCAgaggtttcctcaagatttggTATTCTGCCGTGCTCCTGGAGATAATGACCTTACTAGTGGTGTCCTTg AACGGCAAGAGGAGAAGATTGATCCTTTACTTAAGTGGGTAGAATCTGAGTTTGGCTTTAAGCCTGTACTATACTCCAGCTTTTTTGGGGGTAAGCAGGATGACGGACTTGTGAATGCAATTAAGAGCCTCCTCAAAGCAACAAATGACTGTGAATTGGCAGCTATTGATGCTCTTGCTTCGGCAGCCCACTCTTTAATTATTGCCATTGGAATCTTTCGTGGGAAATTGCAGATTGATGAAGCCATCGAATTAAtcagacttgaggaagattTGCAG GTTGATAGGTGGGGTCTGGTTGAAGGTGGCCATGATCTGGATGTCGCTGACCTTAAGGTTCAAATAGCATCTGCTGTTGTGTTTCTTGGACTTTCAAGAAGATTTTAA
- the LOC108224240 gene encoding succinate dehydrogenase [ubiquinone] iron-sulfur subunit 2, mitochondrial → MATSLLRRAITKPHLTQLSKLQIFRAHATEIESQTREPTARSNPTLKTFQIYRWSPENPSKPQLQDYKIDLSECGPMVLDALIKIKNELDPSLTFRRSCREGICGSCAMNIDGCNGLACLTKISDAKEASMITPLPHMFVIKDLVVDMTNFYNQYKSIEPWLKRKSENKTGKEILQSKKDRAKLDGMYECILCACCSTSCPSYWWNPESYLGPAALLHANRWIMDSRDEYTSERLDAINDEFKLYRCHTILNCARACPKGLNPGKQISNIKKLEAKGA, encoded by the exons ATGGCGACCAGCCTTCTCCGGCGCGCAATCACGAAACCCCATCTGACCCAGCTCTCAAAACTGCAAATTTTTAGGGCCCACGCCACCGAAATCGAGTCCCAGACCCGAGAGCCCACGGCCCGATCCAACCCCACGCTCAAGACCTTCCAAATCTACCGATGGAGCCCCGAAAACCCGTCGAAGCCCCAGCTGCAGGACTACAAAATCGATCTTTCTGAATGTGGGCCCATGGTTCTAGATGCCCTTATCAAAATTAAGAACGAGCTTGACCCGTCCCTGACTTTTCGGCGATCTTGTCGGGAGGGGATTTGTGGGTCTTGTGCTATGAACATTGATGGGTGTAATGGGTTGGCTTGTTTGACAAAGATTTCGGATGCGAAAGAGGCTTCGATGATCACCCCATTGCCCCATATGTTTGTGATTAAAGATTTGGTGGTGGATATGACTAATTTTTATAATCAGTATAAGAGTATTGAGCCTTGGTTGAAGAGGAAGAGTGAGAATAAAACTGGGAAAGAGATATTGCAGAGTAAGAAAGATAGGGCTAAGTTGGATGGGATGTATGAGTGTATTTTGTGTGCTTGTTGTAGTACTTCTTGTCCCAGCTATTGGTGGAATCCTGAGTCTTATCTTGGCCCTGCTGCGCTTCTTCATGCCAATAg ATGGATTATGGACAGCCGAGATGAATACACTAGTGAAAGACTCGATGCAATCAATGATGAATTCAAGCTATATCGTTGCCACACAATATTGAATTGTGCTCGTGCCTGCCCCAAGGGACTGAACCCTGGAAAGCAGATCAGCAACATCAAGAAGCTTGAGGCTAAAGGCGCATAA